CTTCGCCCCGACCTCATTGTGATGAACCGCAAGCTTCATGGGCTGGACGCTCTGGAATCGACCAAGCTCCTGAGAAGTTCGGCCAGCGAACTGCGCTTTGTGTCGATCATCATGCTAAGCGGCGACACCACGCAGGCCATGCTGAAGGCGGCCCTCGCCGCTGGCGTCAACGACATTGTCGCCAAGCCGTTCAGCCTGGCGATCATGCGGCGGCGCTCGGAAATCCTTCTGCAGGAGCCACTGCCATTCCTGAGGACGCGGACCTTCTTCGGCCCCGTCCCGCGCTCTGAGCGCATTGCCGCCGATGTCATCCAGAAAGCCAGCGCATTGCGCACGACGTCGCTGACATGTGCAATCCGCATGCAGCCGGTTGACCAGGAGCGCTGTCCGCTGACGCGCAACTGCGTCTGCCGGCGCTATGTCAAAGGTCAAGCGCCACCGCCGGTTCACACCGGCAGCGGCTTTGAAGTGGTCGAACTCTAGCCGCGCGTGCGGGAAGGCTTCAATCGACGCGCGCGCCGGAAGCCTTCACGACCTCCGCCCACCTTGGCAGTTCACGCTCGACACGGGCCCGCAGGACATCGGGGCCCTTCATTGTTGAGACGGCCCCCATCTGTTCGAAACGGGCCCGGAATGCTGGATCCTCGCCAATCTTGATCAGCTCCGCCGTCAGACGCTTGGCAATTGCCTCCGGAATGCCCTTCGGCGCCAGCATCCCAGACCAGGAGGTGACATCGAAATCGGGGATGCCGCTCTCCATCATTGTCGCGACATCAGACAGGCCTGGCCAGCGCTTGGCGGTCGACACGGCGATCGGACGAATCTGATTGCCCTGGATCTGGCCGAGGATGGTCGGCAAGTTGTCGAACATGAAGTCGATGCGTCCGGCGATCAGATCCTGCACCGCCACGGCGCCAGTCCGATAAGGCACGTGGAGCAGCTCAAGGCCGGTGCGGCGGGCGAAATATTCCGTACCCAGATGGCCTGTCGTTCCGATGCCGGGGGTGCCATACGACACCTTGCCGGCGCCGCGCTGCTTGGCCCACGCGATGAACTCCTGGATGTTCTTCGCCGGGTTCTGCGGATTGACAACGAAGACGTTCGGAATCTCGTAGATGTCGGCGAGATAGGTGAAGTCAGTCTGCGGATTGAATGGCAGCGTGCGGTAGAGCGCAACATGGGCCGAAAGCGGCCCGATCGTCGAAACACCGAATGTATAGCCATCGGGCTGCGACCGGGCGATCGCATTGACACCGACATTGCCGGCTGCGCCCGGGCGGTTCTCAACGATGACCGACTGCCCGAGAGCCGCGCCCAACCGCTCTGCGATCACCCTTGCCAGAACATCAGTCGAGCCGCCTGGAGGAAAAGGCACGATCATGGTCAGGGGGCGATTGGGGAAGCCGTCCTGGGCCGAAGCCGAGCGAAATGCGGGCGCGGCGAGGCCAGCCCCAAGGGCTGCAAGGGTGGTCCGGCGCGTGATCATGCGAATGTCCTCCATCTCGGCCTCATCATACGGCCTTCACCTCAGAATGACCGAGCAGGCCGTGGCCTTGCAAGCACGCTCTCTGTCGCAATGACGATGGCGCCAGCGCGTGGCCACAGAAGTCTGACCGCGCCTTTTGAGATGCGTGGCTGACAGGCGTGCCGCCAAATGTGGGGCCCGAGGGAACGATCATTTGCCGGCGTCGTTTTCAAGAGGCGGGATAGTCATCGTCACTCAAGGCGGCGGCGGTATCCGACTCTTGAAACGAGGAGACCCCACATGTTCAACAGACGAAGCTTCTTCACGACGCTTTTTGCCGGTGCAGCGATCGCCGGATTGGCTGTCTCGCAGCGCGCTGACGCCAGCGAACTGCTGGAAATGCAGGGCACGCAGAGCCCCCTGCGCCTTCGCCGATTTCGCCCGGTCTTGGCAATGGTGGCATGACCCGCAGCGGCGCAACCCAGCGCGGTGAGGCACGTCGCGGCCGCTGGTATCGCCGCAATCGCCGGATGCATCGCCGTCGGTGGATGCGCCGCAACGCCATGTGATAGCCGCCGTTCGACCGGCTGCTGTCCCGACGGCCCGCCATCTGGCGGGCCGTTTTCGTTTCCGCTCCCGATCACGTCGGTCTGCTAGTATTCGAGTTCCGTTCCAACGCCCACGGACGCCCGCCCGTCGGCACCGATTTCCGTCTGGATCCGCAGCCGCCGCGTCAGGTCGATATCGACGCCGACAGCGCTGTTCTCCGGTTTGCTGCCCGCCCTCACACCCAGGCGTATCCGGTCGTTGATCGCGCGCGACACCCCGACGGCCGGGCCACTTGTTCCCGTTGTCACGTCGAGGTTGTCGACGCCCAAGGCCCGTCGCGCGCGCTCGAAAGCATCTGAACCGCTACCGCTGCCCGACAATTGCACCACGGCTTGGGCCAACTGAAGAGCTTGAAACGGCGACAGGCCGCCTGCGGCGCGCTGAAACAGCAGGCGCGACAAGACCTCGTCCTGTGGCAGGCTCGGCGTCGAGGACAACACGAACTCCGGCTCGTTCGCCCGCCCACGGATACCGATCGTCGCGACAATGTCGGTTGCCCGCGTCTCCGCGACGAAATCGAGATCGGGAACGAGATCGCCACCACCGAACGTGACGCGGCCGCGGGTGAAATCGAGCCGTTGGGTCAAGAGCGACAGGCGTCCACGCCGAAGCTCGAAAGCGCCATTGGCCCTGAGATCGTTGGTTGTTCCCGAAAGGCGCACCTGCCCACCAAGCTCGGCATCAATGCCACGCCCACGAACGAAGACGCGGGACGGAGCATCGATCGCAAGATCGACCGTGGCATTGAAGACCGCCGCCCGCCGTTGTGCCGTAGCGCGCTGGCGGGCAATCTGGGCAAGCCTCGCGCGCGTCTGGGGCGGCGGCGCCACGTGCCGTGCATCGCGGAAGGGCTCTGTATTGCTCGGAAGCCGGTCAGGGACGCGCACCTCCAGCGTCTGCACATCAATCCGGCCACTGATGCGTGGCTGGGTTGCCAGGGGGCCGGTGACTGTCATGTCCAGACTGGCGTTCATCGTCACGACATCGCTGGAGACAAGTTCCGCATTGCGCGCCGCGATCCGCAGATTGGCTGGAAAGCCACGTTGGGCATCGGCATCCACCTGGCCGGTCACCGTAAGCGTGCCGCCGTTCTTGGCCCGTGCAGTCAGCCGCTCGATCACGAGTGACGTACCCCGCCCGATGACGCGACCCTCTATCCCGGTCAGGCTCACGCCCTGAAGCGGGTCGGAGAACGAGCCGCCGGTCAATGTGGCGCTGCCCTGCACCTCAGGGTTCGACCGCGACCCGCGCAGCGCTCCATCGATCGCCACGCGCCCGGCGACGCGACGCCCGCTTCCTGCCAGTGACGCATTGAGGAGACCAGCATCAAGGGTCCCACGGCCCCGCAGATCAAGCGCGTCCGCTGGGCCTATCGGGACCGATCCGCTGACGTCAAACGCAATGGTGCGGCCGCCAGCTATCCGGGCGTTGACGCTTGCCCGCTCGCCCTGGGCTTCGCCTCGCGCCGTGATGTCGAGTGCCGGAATGCCAGCCTCTCGTGTCTGCGGCAGGCTGAAGCCACGCAGGCTTGCCTCATAGGGGCCGCGAGGCGCTGAGGCGGGGCCGCTGAGAGTCGCTCGGGCATCGAGCGTGCCACGGAGCCCGGTTCCGGGCGCGACGATATCGATTGCGGCGAGAGGGACCGCTCGAGCTGCAACGGAGATATCGAGATTGCTGCCGATCCGGCCGCTCACGTCGACGGCGCCGCCAAGGACCGCAAGCGACAGCTTGTCCGTCCTGACCGACCCATCGGAGAAAAGCAGGCTCGCTGGGGCCGTCAGCGTGATGCGTCCGCCCTGTCTCGTCGCAGCGAACGACGCGAGGTCGAGCCGAAGCGTTTCGCCTGGCACCAGCCTGCCGGTGCTGGCGACCTGGAACCCACGCGCCTCGGCGCTCAATGTCAGGTCGCTTCCGGCTGGCGTCCCGACCGCTTTCAGTGCGATGCGCTGGATCGTCTCGCCGCCAGCGACGAGCCGGTCGATGGACACATCGCCATTGACCACCGGACGGCCGAACAGATCCTCGCCGGTCAGGTTGGCGCGGATCGCGTTGAGCGACAGGCCGCCGGCAATGATGCGCCCGCCCACGGCCTGAAGCGCGGCGCGCTGCCGACCGTCCTGCGCATTGGCATCGATCGTTGCCTGAAGGCTACCGCGCAACTGTGTCAGGACGAGAGGCGAGAGATCGTTGAGGTCGCTGGCCGATAGGGTGATGCGTCCGGTTGCCAGCCGGTTCGGCGATATCTCGCCCTGTCCCTGTGCGGAGGCAGTACCGAGGCGGGCCTCCAGTCGCGAGAGGGTCCACGTGCCCGCCGCATCCTTCGCTGCCTGGACATGCGCCGAGAGCGGCTTGCCATCGACCAGGCCTCCGATATTCAGCGTGACCGTGGGTGTCGAGGCAGTCTGGCGGGCCGCGAGTGTCAGCCGCAGATCCCGCACCGGCCGATCAAGCGCCCGGACGTCTCGTGCATCCAGGAGCAGTGACACGTCGGGATCGTCGACCTTGCCGGCGAGATGTGCGCTGGCCTCCGCCGCACCGGCGAGCCTTGGGTCAACCTGCTTGAGCTCCGGCAGGCCGAGGCTTGCCCGCAGATCGAAAGTTCCGTTGGCCATGCCGCCATTGAGGGTCGATGCGACATGCTGGCCTCGCAGGGTCAGGCTTTCGAACCGCAGACTGTCCGGACCTCGTCGGATGGTGCCGGCGATCGTCGCCTGACGGCCCATCAAACGGTCGGCGATGGGGTCACCAAGGGTCAGATTGGTCGCGCGGCCATCGACATTCGCGGCGAGGGACGTCGCAGGGTTTCCAGACAGCGCCGCAGTGACCACCGCCTCACCGGACAAGGTCCGGCCAGCGAGCCGCGATATCGCGCGGAGCCGCGTGATCTCGACGCGTGCGCGACCCTCCAGGACTTTTGCTCCGGCGCGGCCGGCATAGGCCAGTCTGAGATTGGGCGTTGTTGCAGACAGCTCAGAGATGTCAGCAACGGAATCGCCATCGATCATGGCGCGGAAATTGACCGCGACTCGGTCGCCCAGCGCTTCGGAGAACCCCCGATCGGCGAGCGCAAGTCCCTCGGCGCGCCCTTCAAGCGCAAGGCCGTAGCGCTGGCGGGCATCCTCGGGCGCGGGCTCCGCCGACAATGTTGCGGTCAGCGAGCCGAGCGTGATCTGGCTATTTGCTAGGTCACGAAGCGTCAAGCGGCCAGCGATGCGCGGCCTCGCCACCGGTCCCTTGGCGCTCGCGTCGAAAACCAGTTGTCCGAGCGAACCGTCGCCCCGGCGCGTTTGCTGGCCATTGTTCGGCAAGGCCCGGGCGGAAGCCGTCACGTCGAGGATCTGGTTCGCGTCGAGCTTGCCGGCGATTGTCAGTTCGGCAAGGTCCGAGGCCAATCTCAGGTTTTCGATGCCATAGGCGCCGCTATCCTCGAACACGACATCGCTGGTGAGGGCGGTCGTCCCGGCGAACACTGTACCTACCGCCGGCGGAAGCAGGTTCTCGATATGCGCGGTCAGTCGCAGACCAAGACGGCGCAGCGCACCGGTGCGGAAAAGCCGTGCTTCGCCGATGGCATCGGTACCGGCGCCAGCTGCAAAGGCGATACGGGCGCGCCAATCATCAAGCCGCCCGGCTCCTGTCAGATCGAGCTTGACCGGTGGCAGCCCGGGCAGGTTGGCGAGACGGGCCGCAACGCCGCCTGCCGGTTCATCGTGCAGCAGGGTCAAGTCCAGCTGTTCGGTCGCGGGTGCAAAGGCAAGCTTCAGCGTCGTCGTGCCCGGCGCATCCAGCCTGCGAATATCGAGGCTGGTGTTCAGCCCCTCTGCGGGCGGGCCAAGCGTCGCATTGCCCGTGGCTGAGAAGCGCGCAGCAAGCCCGATAACCGGCTCGCCCAGAACAAGCTCTGCGACGGAGAGCCTGCCGATTTCGACCTTGAGCGGCAGCTCCGGGAGGATCGGGTCGGTGCTATTGGCTGGGACCGCAGCCGGATCGCGCGCCGGCCTACGCGAGAATTCGATCCTGCCGATCTCGAGATTCTGGATTTCCAGCCGCCGCGACAGCAGTGCGACCCGGCGCCAGACGAGCCTGATCGTATCGATCTTCAGATAGACGCCATCGGCATCCGCCACCGATACATCCCGGATCATCGCATCCGACGACAGCGGTCCTTCCACGGATCCGACGGTCACCCGCGATGTCGGGGTCGACAGGACGCGCGAGATGAAGCTTGCCAGCACGCCCTGGTCTTCCTGCGCGCGGGGCGTCGACGCCTGGATCATCAGGCCGAAGCCGATGATCAGGACGAGGGGCAGGAAATGGCGGAGCCTGATGTTGCGCATGGTCAGAACGCCTGTCCGATGCCGACATAGATGGCGTAGGGCCGTTCCCCGGGGCGTCTGCCTAGCGGCACGGCAACGTCGAAGCGGATCGGGCCGATGGCGGTATAATAGCGCAAGCCCAGACCGGCGGCGTAGCGCAGAGGCGCGGAACCGTCCGGGTAGGATGACGCATAGGCCTGACCGACATCGAAGAACGGCACAAGGCCAATCGTCTCGCTCACCTTGATGCGCGCTTCCACGGAGGCCTCAAGGAGGCTTTTGCCGCCGATCACATTGCCGAAGATGTCGCGCGGGCCGAGGCTCTTGTAGTCATAGCCGCGCACCGAGCCGCCCCCGCCGGAATAGAACCGTCGGGCCGCCGGTATATCCAGCAGCGTACCCCCGACGATCGACCCGAGGCCGATCCTGCCGGCGAGAATGTAACGCGCCTCGTCGTCGATCGCATAATAGGCCGAGGCCTGAGCCTTGCCGACGGCGAAGACATCAGGCGCGTCGCCAAAGCCGTGATAGGGCGTGATCGACGCGGTAACGCGAACGCCACGCGTTGGATCCAGTGCCCGGTCGGTCGTGTCGTAGGTTACCGACACCGGAACGCCGATCAGCCCGTAATCGACGCGCCGCAAGGGATCGACCGAGCGGCCGATTTCACCCTCAAGCCCGATCTGCATCGAGAAGGCATCTGTGAACCGATGGCGGATCGCCGTGGTGACGTTGATCAGCTGGCTCGTGTAGAAATTGGTCAGCTCGCGCTGGATATAGGCGTCGAACAGGAAGTCGTTGCGGGTGCCCCAGAGCGCCGGTTTGAGGAACGACATCGACAGGCGACCGCCGATGTCGTCGACGTTTAAGCCGCGCCGGCTGCTGCCGCCCGGCCAGTTCTGGTTGCCGGTGAAATAGAACAGGTCAGCGTCGAACCTGAGCCGCTCCGCCCCGCCGAACAGGTTCCTGTGCGCCCAATAGGCTTTGAGCGCCGGGCCGTCGACAGTGGAATATCGGACCGACCCGCCGACCACGCGCGGCAGCCGTTCGGTGATCTCGACGTCCAACGGCAGATTGCCCTCGGCATCAAGTGCCGTGGCCTCCCGTACACGCACCCCGCCGATGGCCTCGATCCGCAGGATCGACTTGCGGATGTCGTTCACCGCGCGGCGGGAATAAGGATCGCCCGGTTGCGCGTAAATGAAGGACCGCACGACGGCGGGGTCGACAGTCTGCGCGCCTTTGACCGCTGTCCGGCCGAGGCCGGCTCTGGCTCGCGGATCGACGAGCAGCACGAGATCGACCGTTTGTGTGCGATGGTCGATGATCGGAACCCGTCGAGAGACCTTTACGAAAGGGTGGCCACGGTCGCGAAAATGGTCTGAAAGCTCAGCCGCCGCATTGAGGACGCTCGACGTCCGCGCGGGTTCTCCGGCCTTCACCGGGACGACGCGCTGTGGGAGGATGTCGCCACTGAACGGCGCCTGCCCGTGCTCCTCCAGCACCTGGACAGATCCGAAGCGATAGAGTGGTCCCGGCTCTACGACAATTGCGACGGGCACCAGGGCCCGTCCACGCAACTGATCCAGCGCTGCGCGTGCGGAAGCCGACAGGGTCCGCTCAAGCATGACCGATTGCCCGCCGATCGTGATCGAAGCGCGCGCTGCATAATAGCCGGAGCCCCAGAGCGCATCGACAATGCGAGGGAGGTCGGCCTCGGCGCGCCGGACCAGTTCGTCACCGGATTGGGGGGGCTCGAGACGCAGCCGATAGAGGGTCGAGACATCGCGGATCGCGCCCAAGGCCTGATCGTCGCCGCCAAGCCCGGTGATGTCCAGCTGATAGGCGACTGTCTGGGCCGACACCGAGGGCTTGTCGGAGCCGAACAGACCAAAGAAATTCTGGGCAAGCGCCTCCGGCGCAGTACCTGCCATCAGGGAGGCTGCAAGCAGAACAAGGCCAGCGCGGGATCGTCCCTTCCCGATAGGCAGCATTCCTGACCTTTCAACTCAAACGCACCAGGGCAGGCGAGGACCGTGCTGCCCAGGCGCCAACACCTCCCCCAACAACGCAGTCTAGGTGAAAGTGGTTGCGATGTCGCTACCGTGAGGACGGGGCTGAACGTCACAACGCAAAACCCCGGCTCTGGTGAGCCGGGGTTTCGGAAGTCTGGGGAAGTGGGCTTTCAGCGATCAGTTGCAGACGCGGACCGTGCGGCGCTCCATGCCGTAGGGGGTGTCGACCCACTGGCGGGTGAGGAAGCATTCGCGGGCCGGCGCGGCATAGGCGTTGGCGGCGATGGCGGCAGCGGCGCCACCGACGATCAGGCCGGCAGCCAGGCCACCGAAGCCGATGCCACGGTGACGGAAGCCGTGGGCTTCGGCGGAGGGGGCGGTTGCGGCCATCAGGGAGGCGGCGGCGACGGCGGCGAGAGCGAGGGTCTTGAAGCGGGTCATGGCGGGTCTCCTTGGAGGTTCGGGTGGGGCTTGATCGCCCCGGTCCTCCATGGGTCGCGGCGCGCCGGAAAAAGGTTCGAGGCCGGACCGAAAAATGTTCGAAATATGTTGGGCCGTTGAGCCGGACCCCAAACGCAAAACCCCGGCTCTGGGGAGCCGGGGTTTCGGGAGACTGGGGAAGTGGGCTGTCAGCGATCAGTTGCAGACGCGGACCGTGCGGCGCTCCATGCCGTAGGGGGTATCGACCCACTGGCGGGTGAGGAAGCATTCGCGGGCCGGAGCGGCATAGGCGTTGGCGGCGATGGCGGCAGCGGCGCCACCGACGATCAGGCCGGCGGCGAGGCCACCGAAGCCGATCCCACGGTGACGGAAGCCGTGGGCTTCGGCGGAAGGAGCGGTGGCAGCCATCAGGGAGGCGGCGGCGACGGCGGCGAGGGCGAGGGTCTTGAAGCGGGTCATGGCAGGTCTCCTTGGAGGTTCGGGTGGGGCTTGATCGCCCCGGTCCTCCATGGGTCGCGGCTTCAGGCCAGAAGGTTCATCGCTCCGCCGAAAAAATCGCGCGCGTCAGGCATTGGCTTCAGGAGGCAGGAAATTCACCTCATGCCGGGCGGAAATGGCCACCACCTCCGCCGGATCGGCGACATTGTGCAGGTTGTTGAACAATTCCTCGAGCATCCGGGCGGGCGACACCCAGAACAGTGCGCGGGCCGGCTTGTCGGACTTGTTGAAATAGCCGTGCGGAATGCCACGGGGCAGTCGAACGAGATCGCCCGCCTTCGCCTTGACCCACTGGCCGTCGAGTTTCAGGTCGAGCACTCCCTCCTGGACCAGGATGAACTCGTCCTGCGTCGGATGGATGTGGACGGGCACGAACTGGCCCGGCTCGCTGTTGGTCTCGAAGGCGAAGGTCGCCTCGCAGACCGCCTTCGGGAAATAGACCTGGCCGAGGATGTTCCACGTCTTCCCGGCATAGCCGCTGCCGCCAGCAGTGATACCCTTTTCCAGTGTCGTCATGGCCTGCTCCTGAGCCTGTGGTCGTCTGGTTGGCAGCGTGCAGGAACAGCGGCGGGGGTTCAATGCCAAAGGCCGCACGCCTGCACACCGGCTCGACAACCTGACGCCGCCAGGCGCCTGCGGTCCTCTCTGAGGGGCGGACAGAATCCGGGGATCGCGCTATGACGGCACACCGAACTCCTTCAGCCGGTGTCCCATCATGTCATCCGCCTCTGCCTCGTCTCCCATCGATCCCGTCAAGCTCGACCGCCTCGCCGAGGTCGCGGTCAAGATCGGGCTCGGCCTCCAGCCCGGCCAGGACCTGTTCCTGACCGCGCCCGTCGCGGCACTGCCCCTGGTCCGCCGGATCGCCGAACATGCCTACAAGGCTGGCGCGGGTCTGGTCACGCCGCTTCTGTCGGATGATCAAGTGACGCTCGCCCGCTACCGCTTTGGCGCGGATGCCAGCTTCGACCGGGCTGCAGGCTGGCTCTATGACGGCCTCGGCAAGGCCTTCGATGCCAATACGGCGCGGCT
This region of Phreatobacter aquaticus genomic DNA includes:
- a CDS encoding response regulator → MVAHPLAFQRRLIRSALSGLGRFHESRTGFDVIEAAERLRPDLIVMNRKLHGLDALESTKLLRSSASELRFVSIIMLSGDTTQAMLKAALAAGVNDIVAKPFSLAIMRRRSEILLQEPLPFLRTRTFFGPVPRSERIAADVIQKASALRTTSLTCAIRMQPVDQERCPLTRNCVCRRYVKGQAPPPVHTGSGFEVVEL
- a CDS encoding Bug family tripartite tricarboxylate transporter substrate binding protein, with translation MITRRTTLAALGAGLAAPAFRSASAQDGFPNRPLTMIVPFPPGGSTDVLARVIAERLGAALGQSVIVENRPGAAGNVGVNAIARSQPDGYTFGVSTIGPLSAHVALYRTLPFNPQTDFTYLADIYEIPNVFVVNPQNPAKNIQEFIAWAKQRGAGKVSYGTPGIGTTGHLGTEYFARRTGLELLHVPYRTGAVAVQDLIAGRIDFMFDNLPTILGQIQGNQIRPIAVSTAKRWPGLSDVATMMESGIPDFDVTSWSGMLAPKGIPEAIAKRLTAELIKIGEDPAFRARFEQMGAVSTMKGPDVLRARVERELPRWAEVVKASGARVD
- a CDS encoding translocation/assembly module TamB domain-containing protein translates to MRNIRLRHFLPLVLIIGFGLMIQASTPRAQEDQGVLASFISRVLSTPTSRVTVGSVEGPLSSDAMIRDVSVADADGVYLKIDTIRLVWRRVALLSRRLEIQNLEIGRIEFSRRPARDPAAVPANSTDPILPELPLKVEIGRLSVAELVLGEPVIGLAARFSATGNATLGPPAEGLNTSLDIRRLDAPGTTTLKLAFAPATEQLDLTLLHDEPAGGVAARLANLPGLPPVKLDLTGAGRLDDWRARIAFAAGAGTDAIGEARLFRTGALRRLGLRLTAHIENLLPPAVGTVFAGTTALTSDVVFEDSGAYGIENLRLASDLAELTIAGKLDANQILDVTASARALPNNGQQTRRGDGSLGQLVFDASAKGPVARPRIAGRLTLRDLANSQITLGSLTATLSAEPAPEDARQRYGLALEGRAEGLALADRGFSEALGDRVAVNFRAMIDGDSVADISELSATTPNLRLAYAGRAGAKVLEGRARVEITRLRAISRLAGRTLSGEAVVTAALSGNPATSLAANVDGRATNLTLGDPIADRLMGRQATIAGTIRRGPDSLRFESLTLRGQHVASTLNGGMANGTFDLRASLGLPELKQVDPRLAGAAEASAHLAGKVDDPDVSLLLDARDVRALDRPVRDLRLTLAARQTASTPTVTLNIGGLVDGKPLSAHVQAAKDAAGTWTLSRLEARLGTASAQGQGEISPNRLATGRITLSASDLNDLSPLVLTQLRGSLQATIDANAQDGRQRAALQAVGGRIIAGGLSLNAIRANLTGEDLFGRPVVNGDVSIDRLVAGGETIQRIALKAVGTPAGSDLTLSAEARGFQVASTGRLVPGETLRLDLASFAATRQGGRITLTAPASLLFSDGSVRTDKLSLAVLGGAVDVSGRIGSNLDISVAARAVPLAAIDIVAPGTGLRGTLDARATLSGPASAPRGPYEASLRGFSLPQTREAGIPALDITARGEAQGERASVNARIAGGRTIAFDVSGSVPIGPADALDLRGRGTLDAGLLNASLAGSGRRVAGRVAIDGALRGSRSNPEVQGSATLTGGSFSDPLQGVSLTGIEGRVIGRGTSLVIERLTARAKNGGTLTVTGQVDADAQRGFPANLRIAARNAELVSSDVVTMNASLDMTVTGPLATQPRISGRIDVQTLEVRVPDRLPSNTEPFRDARHVAPPPQTRARLAQIARQRATAQRRAAVFNATVDLAIDAPSRVFVRGRGIDAELGGQVRLSGTTNDLRANGAFELRRGRLSLLTQRLDFTRGRVTFGGGDLVPDLDFVAETRATDIVATIGIRGRANEPEFVLSSTPSLPQDEVLSRLLFQRAAGGLSPFQALQLAQAVVQLSGSGSGSDAFERARRALGVDNLDVTTGTSGPAVGVSRAINDRIRLGVRAGSKPENSAVGVDIDLTRRLRIQTEIGADGRASVGVGTELEY
- a CDS encoding autotransporter assembly complex protein TamA yields the protein MAGTAPEALAQNFFGLFGSDKPSVSAQTVAYQLDITGLGGDDQALGAIRDVSTLYRLRLEPPQSGDELVRRAEADLPRIVDALWGSGYYAARASITIGGQSVMLERTLSASARAALDQLRGRALVPVAIVVEPGPLYRFGSVQVLEEHGQAPFSGDILPQRVVPVKAGEPARTSSVLNAAAELSDHFRDRGHPFVKVSRRVPIIDHRTQTVDLVLLVDPRARAGLGRTAVKGAQTVDPAVVRSFIYAQPGDPYSRRAVNDIRKSILRIEAIGGVRVREATALDAEGNLPLDVEITERLPRVVGGSVRYSTVDGPALKAYWAHRNLFGGAERLRFDADLFYFTGNQNWPGGSSRRGLNVDDIGGRLSMSFLKPALWGTRNDFLFDAYIQRELTNFYTSQLINVTTAIRHRFTDAFSMQIGLEGEIGRSVDPLRRVDYGLIGVPVSVTYDTTDRALDPTRGVRVTASITPYHGFGDAPDVFAVGKAQASAYYAIDDEARYILAGRIGLGSIVGGTLLDIPAARRFYSGGGGSVRGYDYKSLGPRDIFGNVIGGKSLLEASVEARIKVSETIGLVPFFDVGQAYASSYPDGSAPLRYAAGLGLRYYTAIGPIRFDVAVPLGRRPGERPYAIYVGIGQAF
- a CDS encoding cupin domain-containing protein — encoded protein: MTTLEKGITAGGSGYAGKTWNILGQVYFPKAVCEATFAFETNSEPGQFVPVHIHPTQDEFILVQEGVLDLKLDGQWVKAKAGDLVRLPRGIPHGYFNKSDKPARALFWVSPARMLEELFNNLHNVADPAEVVAISARHEVNFLPPEANA